In Ovis canadensis isolate MfBH-ARS-UI-01 breed Bighorn chromosome 3, ARS-UI_OviCan_v2, whole genome shotgun sequence, one DNA window encodes the following:
- the SLC16A8 gene encoding monocarboxylate transporter 3, giving the protein MGASGPRRGPGPPDGGWGWAVLGACFVITGFAYGFPKAVSVFFRALMRDFGAGYSDTAWVSSIMLAMLYGTGPVSSILVTRFGCRPVMLVGGLLASAGMILASFATRLLELYLTAGVLTGLGLALNFQPSLIMLGLYFERRRPLANGLAAAGSPVFLSALSPLGQQLLEHFGWRGGFLLLGGLLLNCCACGAVMRPPPGPGPRPRRDSAGDAPGEAEAHRAGPRVREAPSGGRTRRRLLDVTVCADRAFAVYAVTKFLMALGLFVPAILLVNYAKDAGVPDSEAAFLLSIVGFVDIVARPACGALAGLARLRPHVAYLFSLALMANGLTDLSSARARSYGALVAFCIAFGLSYGMVGALQFEVLMAAVGAPRFPSALGLVLLLEAVAVLIGPPSAGRLVDALKNYEIIFYLAGSEVALAGIFMAVATYCCLRRPRDGPPSPGTEGGAGDEEEAEAEVDSDLPPAGTKEPGGLEAVEVPSPGTGPLQPEVKTEPGLDS; this is encoded by the exons ATGGGCGCTAGCGGTCCCCGGCGGGGCCCCGGCCCCCCAGacgggggctggggctgggccgtGCTGGGCGCCTGCTTCGTGATCACGGGTTTCGCCTATGGCTTCCCCAAGGCCGTGAGCGTCTTCTTCCGCGCGCTTATGCGCGACTTCGGCGCGGGCTACAGCGACACAGCCTGGGTGTCCTCCATTATGCTCGCCATGCTCTATGGCACAG GCCCGGTGTCCAGCATCCTTGTGACCCGCTTTGGATGTCGGCCGGTGATGCTGGTGGGTGGGCTGTTGGCCTCGGCCGGCATGATCCTAGCATCCTTCGCCACGCGCCTCCTGGAGCTATACCTGACAGCTGGGGTGCTCACAG GCTTGGGCCTGGCCCTCAACTTCCAGCCATCGCTCATCATGCTGGGGCTGTACTTCGAGCGGCGGCGGCCTCTGGCCAACGGGCTGGCGGCGGCCGGCAGCCCGGTGTTCCTGTCGGCGCTGTCGCCGCTCGGCCAGCAGCTGCTCGAGCACTTCGGCTGGCGCGGCGGCTTCCTGCTGCTGGGCGGCCTCCTGCTGAACTGCTGCGCGTGCGGCGCCGTCATGCGGCCGCCCCCGGGGCCCGGCCCGCGGCCGCGCAGGGACAGCGCAGGAGACGCGCCGGGTGAGGCGGAGGCGCACCGCGCGGGGCCGCGCGTGCGCGAGGCGCCCTCTGGCGGTCGGACCCGCCGGCGCCTGCTGGACGTGACCGTGTGCGCCGACCGCGCCTTCGCGGTGTACGCCGTCACCAAGTTCCTGATGGCGCTCGGGCTCTTCGTGCCCGCCATCCTGTTGGTGAACTACGCCAAGGACGCGGGCGTGCCCGACTCCGAAGCTGCCTTCCTGCTCTCCATCGTGGGCTTCGTCGACATCGTGGCGCGGCCGGCGTGCGGCGCCCTAGCCGGCCTGGCGCGCCTGCGGCCACACGTCGCCTACCTCTTCAGCCTGGCCCTCATGGCCAACGGGCTCACGGACCTGAGCAGCGCGCGGGCGCGCAGCTACGGCGCCCTTGTCGCCTTCTGCATCGCCTTCGGCCTCTCCTACGGCATGGTGGGCGCCCTGCAGTTCGAGGTGCTCATGGCGGCTGTGGGCGCGCCCCGATTCCCCAGTGCCCTGGGCCTGGTCCTCCTCCTCGAGGCTGTGGCTGTGCTCATCGGACCGCCCTCTGCCG GCCGCCTGGTGGACGCGCTCAAGAACTACGAGATCATCTTCTACCTGGCAGGCTCCGAGGTGGCCCTGGCGGGGATCTTCATGGCTGTGGCCACCTACTGTTGCCTGCGCCGCCCCAGGGACGGCCCACCCAGCCCAGGCACCGAGGGCGGGGCCGGCGACGAGGAGGAGGCTGAGGCCGAAGTGGACTCTGACCTCCCGCCCGCCGGCACCAAGGAGCCCGGTGGCCTCGAGGCCGTGGAGGTGCCAAGCCCAGGCACTGGGCCTTTGCAACCCGAGGTGAAGACGGAGCCAGGGCTGGACTCTTGA
- the PICK1 gene encoding PRKCA-binding protein, whose product MFADLDYDIEEDKLGIPTVPGKVTLQKDAQNLIGISIGGGAQYCPCLYIVQVFDNTPAALDGTVAAGDEITGVNGRSIKGKTKVEVAKMIQEVKGEVTIHYNKLQADPKQGMSLDIVLKKVKHRLVENMSSGTADALGLSRAILCNDGLVKRLEELERTAELYKGMTEHTKNLLRAFYELSQTHRAFGDVFSVIGVREPQPAASEAFVKFADAHRSIEKFGIRLLKTIKPMLADLNTYLNKAIPDTRLTIKKYLDVKFEYLSYCLKVKEMDDEEYSCIALGEPLYRVSTGNYEYRLILRCRQEARARFSQMRKDVLEKMELLDQKHVQDIVFQLQRFVSTMSKYYNDCYSVLRGADVFPIEVDLAHTTLAYGLSQDEFTDGEDEEDEDEEDTAAGEPPRDSRGAAGPLDKGGSWCNS is encoded by the exons ATGTTTGCAGACTTGGATTATGACATCGAGGAGGATAAACT CGGAATCCCTACTGTGCCTGGGAAGGTGACCCTGCAGAAGGATGCTCAGAACCTGATCGGGATCAGCATTGGAGGAGGAGCCCAGTACTGTCCCTGCCTGTATATTGTTCAG GTGTTTGACAACACACCCGCCGCACTGGATGGCACTGTGGCAGCTGGCGATGAGATCACAGGGGTCAATGGCAGGTCAATCAAAGGGAAAACTAAGGTGGAGGTGGCCAAGATGATTCAGGAAGTGAAG ggggagGTGACCATCCACTACAACAAGCTGCAGGCGGACCCCAAGCAGGGCATGTCCCTGGACATTG tgctgaagaaggtgaagcaTCGGCTGGTCGAGAACATGAGCTCGGGGACGGCAGATGCTCTGGGTCTGAGCCGGGCCATCCTGTGCAATG ATGGGCTCGTCAAGaggctggaggagctggagcgGACCGCCGAGCTGTATAAAG ggatgaCAGAACACACCAAGAACCTTCTCCGGGCCTTTTACGAGCTGTCACAGACGCACCGGG CCTTTGGGGACGTGTTCTCTGTGATCGGGGTGCGGGAGCCTCAGCCCGCTGCGAGTGAGGCTTTTGTGAAGTTCGCCGATGCCCACCGCAGCATCGAGAAGTTTGGCATCCGGCTCCTGAAGACGATTAAGCCG ATGCTGGCAGACCTGAACACGTACCTCAACAAAGCCATCCCGGACACTCGCCTCACCATCAAGAAGTACCTGGACGTGAAGTTCGAGTACCTG TCCTACTGCCTGAAGGTCAAGGAGATGGACGACGAGGAGTACAGCTGCATt GCCCTCGGGGAACCCCTGTACCGCGTGAGCACAGGCAACTACGAGTACCGCCTGATCCTGCGCTGCCGTCAGGAGGCCCGCGCCCGCTTCTCCCAGATGCGCAAAGACGTGTTGGAAAAGATGGAGCTGCTCGACCAGAAGCATG TCCAGGACATCGTGTTCCAGCTGCAGCGCTTCGTGTCCACCATGTCCAAGTACTACAACGACTGCTACTCGGTGCTGCGTGGCGCCGACGTCTTCCCCATCGAGGTGGACCTGGCTCACACCACGCTGGCCTACGGCCTCAGCCAGGATGAGTTCACGGATGGCGAGGACGAGGAGGACGAAGACGAGGAGGACACGGCAGCCGGGGAGCCGCCCAGGGATTCGCGAGGGGCTGCCGGGCCCCTGGACAAGGGCGGGAGCTGGTGTAACTCCTGA